Genomic window (Lycium barbarum isolate Lr01 chromosome 2, ASM1917538v2, whole genome shotgun sequence):
TTGCCCTCCGTTAGGGATTTGAACCTGAcacctcatggttctcaacccacttcattaagAATAGGTCACACCCTTGGGTGCCTGTACTTGAATCTTATGAAGTGGTAGAAACATTAAAAAGAGCATTTTTGTTAAATTACTAGATTTGCCGTTCCCATTTTAACTTTGTTTCATCTTTTTTAGTTTGGTCGCTTGAAGTAGACTCAACAGTTAACCTTCCTTTTATTGGTGTGGTCATCTCTGTGTTCCCGCCTATAAATCACACTTTCTCGGGCTTCCTTTCCAGCCAAGTCCCATATCTCCTATTTTAGCCAGCCCTACTTGGTTTGATTAGTAAACCTCTACACAACCTTTTGAATACCAGTGCACCTGGATTCACTCACCTATCCACTTTATTTCCATAAACCCATCTTGATCACCATATTCCCCTACTGCTTTTGGTGCTGGATAAATCTACACCCACTGAATTTTTATTCGCTTTCTGTACTTGCCAACTCTCCAATTATTGCTACACCTAACACATGTGGAACCCCTTTATACCGCATCCGAGGGTGAGAAACCAGTATTGTGCAACATATGGGGACTATGAGAATGGTTTATATTACTTAAGCTGCTGTGtgacggaaaagggtcaaaaatgctcCTAACGTATCATAaatggctcaaaaatgccttCCTTCCAACCATTAGATTAAAAGTGCCTTCAATGTTCTTTTATGTCAAGAAATGGCCCTTTATTAACGACAGAACATCATCGCAATTGATGAGTCATTTGATTAAAAAAGTGGCTTCATCTTATTGGTCTACATAGATTTTTAAACCCAATCCAACGACCCGTCCACACTACAAAACCCACCAAGTAAACCGTTTTAAATTAACCTAACCTAGGATGGTACTGAGATCAGGCAGAGAATAACCCAGGCGGACTGTTCGAATTCAGGCGGTGGTCCTGTTTGTGTGCCCGCTGAGCCGAGGTGACGTTAGAGTTGTTTTTGGACTTGTTCTGAGTTGTACAACCTCCTTGCCAAGGTTATTAACCTAATAAAAGTCCCTCTGTAGTATCATCTCACCGTGCGATCCGTGCCAAAAAATGGTAATTCAAGTCTGCCTAAAGTAGTAGACAGCTGTGACTCATAGTGTGAGAATTTGTCTCCGACAGGTTTGGACGTAATATAAGAATTCTACAACACcaccccgccccccccccccccccccccccaaaaaaaaaaaaaaaaaagagagagatgtAGTATCAATCCTAGAAGTTTAGAGATTAAAGAGTTTTAAAAGATAGCTGTGCTAGGATCTAATACTATGACACAGGCAAACATTATGATGTAATGCCTGAGAACTAAGTATGACAAACTCCAACTTTGTGATATAATGCGAAAGGACATAAGTCTGATACCTAGGGCTGATATCTTTAAAACCTTATAAACCTCTTTCTCATTCTATTCAAACCCTTACCATCTATAAGCCATTACTCATCATAAGAATCCTTTACACAAGAACGTGGCACTTTTTGCATGAACTAGAGATTATAAAGATATACTTACAATTAAATAAGAAACTAAGCCCCAATACTAGTGagctaaaatatcatctaaaGTCAATACTTGTGAGCTAAAATATAATCTAAAGTCTGCATCCATACCTTGGATATTCTGAACTCATTCACAGCCATTCTGAGACTATCATCAGATAATAGCAACCTTGATAAAGCCCCTGTGCTCAACCTATAAAAAGGTTCAGCAAAATGAACATATCAATACTCTGCTGCCCAAATGACAGTACAAGGTTTTTAAGGTATCTATGCAGGAAGCCTAAGTTTTTAAACTGCCTTAGCCAGAAAGACGAGTCAAGGATATATGGAATTAGACTATTAAGCACAACACGTTTGAGTCACTTTACAAGAAAATGTTGTTTATTTTCAAAAACACGTACCCCAACTTCTTTGCGGCATCTGATACCGAGCCCTCAACAGCAAAAAGCAGGTCCAGTAAAGCTTGCATTCCCTATGGATTAAAGAACGACAACCAATAAAAATCATTACATTTGGCAGTAAGACGTACCTTATATTAAGGACACGAGGAAAAGCATACCAAAGCAAACTTAGGATTGTTTGGTCCAATTTGAGGGCCACAATTTGATCCCCTGATTGTTGATTTAGCAGGAAGAATTTGAAGCAGCTCTTGAGGAGGTGTATATGTATCAAGATCTATGTTGTTCCTAACTAGATGAAAATAATAGTAAGTATAAACAAATGGAAGTTTCATGTAGATGTGTGATAGGCAAAGAGAGCCGCATCAACATTATGCTAAACCTAAAGTACGAGCTTAAACAGATCCGAGGATGAAGACTAGCAATTAACTTCTTAAGAAAAAGAACATTCACAGAAAAAACAAACTTCAAAAGTTTTTCAACTTTTTGTGGGTGTCACAACTAGTTGCCTGCACAACTCTGCTAACTCAATACTGCATTCCAAGCTCATCACTTGATACAACCAAAATTCAAAGTAGCACATGTATTCTCAATCACAAAACTCAAAGTTGCTTGAGATATAAGCATATGGTACACAGCTGATTGACCCAGAAAATCATGCTCACTTTTCATATGACACCCATTTGTCATGGTGCAGAGTTTAAGATATAAATTCGATCTATATAATAAATCAGTGGTTCTGGAACAAATATCAAAGTAATGGTTGTAAAGTAAGTTTAATAGAGAAACACTTCCCATTAATATTCAAATAATCAAGCAACTTTGTAATTTTGAATGATGCTAAAATGATAGATGATATTAGTGAAATGGTATCAAACATTTGGAACAACGAGGAGTAAATTGAAAGGGATGGGATACCTTTAAGAGCCAGTAACGCTCGCAGACGAGATAAAGCAGACGCACGATTCATGTGTTGGGATCTATCCTCCACAGCCTAAAAACCAAATACAAAAATACCAAAAAATATAAATTTCAGTTCAAAATCCAAAAGGGTCATAAAAAAATGGCTTAATACATCGACAACCCCTTAATCTTATCAGTAAAATTTATTTAGACACTCGAACTGCGGCTTGTTCCAATTGAACACCTGAACTCATAATAAAGTATTCCTAGTAGTTAACTTATCTATGTGATCGACACTTGAAAACACGCGCAAAATCTGTTCCACAATTTGAATCGAAAGTGTCTAATAGGAACATTTTATCATGTGTTCAGTAGCAATTGGAACAAGTTGTAGTTTGAGTATCTAAATAAAAtttaggcataatacataaacacgCCCTCAAATttggcctcagctggcaagtatgccctccaactttggcgTTGCACAAGTAGGCAGCTCAATTTATATAAAATTaaacacgtaaacacaaatgctgacatgGTAAATAAATTGTGGGGTTATCTAGATGATCATTCCGTAGGTTGGAGTGTTGAACTAACAAAATTGAGGTGCCCACTTGTGCACATGAGGTGCCTACCTGTGCACACCCAACATCGGAGGGCACACTTGTCAGCTGAGGTCAAGTTTGAGGGCCTGTTTACGTATTATGGCTAAAATTTAATGACAAGTTTAAGGGGTTAAGCCTAAAAATTTACCAAAGCATCAAACCAAAACCTGAGCAATAATCCCAGTTGGGTTATGCTTCAAACGCACAGCAGATTCACGTTTGTTGCGGTGTTGTCCACCTGGACCTGATGCCTTAAAAGTACTCAAATCACACTGTTTCATC
Coding sequences:
- the LOC132626963 gene encoding uncharacterized protein LOC132626963 translates to MVRSIFKSFLNLPIPKSITILPPYSSSSCRPHSTRPKLYLPLGNKIQQIGPLPINQQFQESGSLFLAKYSTNASNNSNGSVDMGIGGREYLLMTDEELMKQCDLSTFKASGPGGQHRNKRESAVRLKHNPTGIIAQAVEDRSQHMNRASALSRLRALLALKVRNNIDLDTYTPPQELLQILPAKSTIRGSNCGPQIGPNNPKFALGMQALLDLLFAVEGSVSDAAKKLGLSTGALSRLLLSDDSLRMAVNEFRISKGMKPLK